One bacterium DNA window includes the following coding sequences:
- a CDS encoding NADH-quinone oxidoreductase subunit J, whose product MGVFDVVFFALTALTVLSACVVAGSRNIVYSGFALIFTFLGVAGLYVQLAADFLAAMQVLVYVGGITVVILFAVMLTRDIGQAANTNPILNRPASLLAAVGVFMMSLVLILGSDWPLRPEVSHAPMSAELGRALLGKYLLPFEVASLLLLGALIGAVIIARREVKGPEAADAAPAAGKEGGR is encoded by the coding sequence ATGGGGGTCTTCGACGTCGTCTTCTTCGCGCTCACCGCGCTGACCGTGCTCTCGGCCTGCGTCGTCGCGGGCAGCCGGAACATCGTCTACTCCGGCTTCGCGCTGATCTTCACCTTCCTCGGCGTGGCCGGCCTCTACGTCCAGCTCGCGGCGGATTTCCTGGCGGCGATGCAGGTGCTCGTCTACGTGGGCGGCATCACGGTGGTGATCCTCTTCGCCGTGATGCTCACGCGCGACATCGGCCAGGCGGCGAACACGAACCCCATACTCAACCGTCCGGCCTCGCTGCTGGCCGCCGTCGGGGTCTTCATGATGAGCCTGGTGCTCATCCTCGGCAGCGACTGGCCGCTGCGGCCCGAAGTGAGCCATGCGCCGATGAGCGCCGAGCTGGGCCGGGCCCTGCTCGGCAAGTACCTGCTGCCCTTCGAGGTGGCCTCGCTGCTCCTGCTCGGCGCCCTGATCGGCGCCGTGATCATCGCGCGCCGCGAGGTGAAGGGCCCGGAGGCGGCGGACGCCGCCCCCGCCGCAGGCAAGGAGGGCGGGCGATGA
- a CDS encoding NADH-quinone oxidoreductase subunit A translates to MLFQFANVLVFVLFSILFIFALLAISKLLAPRNRSADKLSSYECGERPTGPGWLQFNIRFYLIALAFLIFDVEIAFMFPVGMVMRGFVESGQGWFVLAEVLLFILILFLGLVYLWRKGDLDWVKDLQLSRSDNPIELRRHARSRPE, encoded by the coding sequence ATGCTATTCCAGTTTGCGAATGTGCTCGTCTTCGTCCTCTTCAGCATCCTGTTCATCTTCGCGCTGCTGGCGATCTCCAAGCTGCTCGCGCCCCGCAATCGCAGTGCCGACAAGCTGTCCAGCTACGAGTGCGGCGAGCGGCCCACCGGCCCCGGCTGGCTGCAGTTCAACATCCGCTTCTACCTGATCGCGCTCGCCTTCCTGATCTTCGATGTCGAGATCGCCTTCATGTTCCCCGTCGGGATGGTCATGCGCGGCTTCGTCGAGAGCGGTCAGGGGTGGTTCGTGCTGGCGGAGGTGCTGCTCTTCATCCTGATCCTCTTCCTGGGCCTGGTCTACCTGTGGCGCAAGGGCGACCTGGACTGGGTGAAGGACCTCCAGCTCAGCCGCAGCGACAATCCCATCGAGCTGCGGCGCCACGCCCGTTCCCGGCCCGAGTAG
- a CDS encoding NADH-quinone oxidoreductase subunit N, translating into MVALENFGSLKHFLPECLLMGGALLVLVLDMVWGARRRALYPWLGVGVLALAGLAALPGAGLRGEGLALFEQMFTLDGFTRVFRLFFVLVGALTLLMAARSRELRGAGGEFTGLTLIVVLGMILMAGAGNLVMAYLAMETVSLLSYTLVGSLRGNRRSHEAGLKYVIFGGVASGAMLYGFSWLFGLTGTLDLAAMGEAFRAGAAQPLPVFLALVLILVGLGFKMAAAPFHMWCPDVYEGAPVAVTAFLSVGPKAAGFALTLRILYTALAEPTGSGWLPIAGLPWPTLIAVMAVATMFIGNLSALWQDNLKRLMAYSSIAHAGYLLAGLVLLTPAGVTAIVFYLFAYLIMNFGAFMVIAAVAEESGSGGIDGIRGLWRRRPFLAVMMLIFLISLTGLPPAFGFIGKFYLFAALIEGGWLWLALLGLLNSVISLGYYMRIARVMLIDGTEDAAPAPTGAAPAPVLHPATGPAGVAAPAATPALSPLSVAIVGVLGVLTVLLGIYWEPLRLFAERGLALP; encoded by the coding sequence ATGGTCGCCCTCGAGAACTTCGGCAGCCTGAAGCACTTCCTCCCCGAGTGCCTGCTCATGGGGGGCGCGCTGCTGGTCCTGGTGCTCGACATGGTCTGGGGCGCCAGGCGCCGGGCGCTCTACCCCTGGCTGGGCGTGGGCGTGCTCGCGCTGGCCGGCCTGGCCGCCCTGCCGGGCGCCGGCCTGCGCGGCGAGGGGCTGGCCCTCTTCGAGCAGATGTTCACGCTGGACGGCTTCACGCGGGTCTTCCGACTCTTCTTCGTGCTGGTCGGCGCGCTCACCCTGCTGATGGCGGCGCGGAGCCGCGAGCTGCGCGGCGCGGGCGGGGAGTTCACCGGGCTGACCCTGATCGTCGTTCTCGGCATGATCCTGATGGCCGGCGCGGGCAACCTGGTGATGGCCTACCTGGCGATGGAGACCGTGTCCCTCCTCTCGTACACGCTGGTCGGCAGCCTGCGCGGCAACCGGCGCAGCCACGAGGCGGGGCTGAAGTACGTCATCTTCGGCGGCGTCGCCTCGGGGGCGATGCTCTACGGCTTCTCTTGGCTCTTCGGCCTGACCGGCACGCTGGACCTCGCGGCGATGGGCGAGGCCTTCCGCGCCGGCGCCGCGCAGCCACTGCCCGTCTTCCTGGCGCTGGTGCTGATCCTCGTCGGCCTCGGCTTCAAGATGGCGGCGGCGCCCTTCCACATGTGGTGCCCGGACGTCTACGAGGGCGCGCCGGTGGCCGTGACGGCATTCCTCTCGGTGGGGCCGAAGGCGGCGGGCTTCGCGCTGACGCTGCGCATCCTCTACACCGCCCTCGCGGAACCGACGGGCAGCGGCTGGCTGCCGATCGCGGGGCTGCCCTGGCCGACGCTCATCGCGGTGATGGCCGTGGCGACGATGTTCATCGGCAATCTCTCCGCGCTCTGGCAGGACAACCTCAAGCGCCTGATGGCCTACAGTTCGATCGCCCACGCGGGCTACCTGCTCGCCGGCCTCGTGCTCCTCACGCCGGCCGGCGTGACGGCGATCGTCTTCTACCTCTTTGCCTATCTGATCATGAACTTCGGCGCCTTCATGGTGATCGCCGCCGTGGCGGAGGAGTCGGGCAGCGGGGGTATCGACGGCATCCGCGGCCTCTGGCGGCGCCGGCCCTTCCTGGCCGTGATGATGCTGATCTTCCTGATCAGCCTCACGGGCCTGCCGCCGGCCTTCGGCTTCATCGGCAAGTTCTACCTCTTCGCGGCGCTCATCGAGGGCGGCTGGCTCTGGCTCGCCCTGCTCGGCCTGCTCAACTCGGTGATCTCGCTGGGGTACTACATGCGCATCGCCAGGGTGATGCTCATCGATGGCACCGAGGACGCGGCGCCCGCGCCCACAGGCGCGGCGCCCGCGCCCGTCCTGCACCCGGCGACGGGCCCGGCGGGCGTGGCCGCGCCGGCAGCGACGCCGGCGCTCTCGCCGCTCAGCGTCGCCATCGTCGGCGTACTCGGCGTGCTGACCGTGCTGCTGGGCATCTACTGGGAGCCGCTCCGGCTCTTTGCCGAGCGGGGACTGGCGCTGCCCTAG
- the nuoH gene encoding NADH-quinone oxidoreductase subunit NuoH, with protein sequence MEQWIAGLIAEHSLPGPVWAIQLGFMLVAAFLCIALYACLVAGLLTFAERRVAGKIQNRIGPNRVGPQGILQFVADGVKLILKEDIIPADADRPLFRLAPYLVATGTFLTLVVMPWGQRLVVSDLNVGVVYLVAVTSLVVAGILMSGWASNNKWSLLGGFRSAAQVVSYEVPTGLSLLTVVILSGSLSLSEIVAGQAGGGGILRWNLFHNPFAFLAFFVFFISALAENNRLPFDIPEAESELVSGYNTEYSGIRFGVFFIGEFATIWIVSGVATALFLGGWNFPGVPVDPRSFGGAALGTLVFLVKSFALVLLILQIRWTLPRVRVDQLMGICWKYLVPIAVFNVVMSAVWLVAFKGRGLYDLVAGLF encoded by the coding sequence ATGGAGCAGTGGATCGCCGGCCTGATCGCCGAGCACAGCTTGCCGGGTCCGGTCTGGGCCATCCAGCTCGGTTTCATGCTGGTGGCGGCCTTCCTCTGCATCGCCCTCTATGCCTGCCTGGTCGCCGGCCTGCTCACCTTCGCCGAGCGCCGCGTGGCGGGCAAGATCCAGAACCGCATCGGGCCGAACCGGGTCGGGCCGCAGGGCATCCTCCAGTTCGTCGCCGACGGCGTGAAGCTGATCCTGAAGGAAGACATCATCCCGGCGGACGCCGACCGGCCGCTCTTCCGCCTCGCGCCCTACCTGGTCGCGACCGGCACCTTCCTGACGCTCGTCGTGATGCCCTGGGGCCAGCGCCTGGTGGTCAGCGATCTCAACGTCGGTGTCGTCTACCTGGTGGCGGTGACCAGCCTCGTCGTCGCCGGCATCCTGATGAGCGGCTGGGCGAGCAACAACAAGTGGTCGCTGCTGGGCGGCTTTCGCAGCGCGGCGCAGGTGGTGAGCTACGAGGTGCCGACGGGGCTCAGCCTGCTCACGGTGGTCATCCTCAGCGGCTCGCTGAGCCTCTCGGAGATCGTGGCCGGTCAGGCGGGGGGCGGCGGCATCCTGCGCTGGAACCTCTTCCACAATCCCTTCGCCTTCCTCGCCTTCTTCGTGTTCTTCATCAGCGCGCTGGCCGAGAACAACCGCCTGCCCTTCGACATCCCCGAGGCGGAGAGCGAGCTGGTCAGCGGCTACAACACGGAGTACTCGGGGATCCGCTTCGGCGTCTTCTTCATCGGCGAGTTCGCGACGATCTGGATCGTCTCCGGCGTGGCGACGGCCCTCTTCCTCGGCGGCTGGAACTTCCCCGGCGTGCCGGTCGATCCCAGGAGCTTCGGGGGCGCGGCGCTGGGGACCTTGGTCTTCCTCGTCAAGAGCTTCGCCCTCGTGCTGCTCATCCTCCAGATCCGCTGGACCCTGCCGCGCGTGCGCGTCGACCAGCTGATGGGCATCTGCTGGAAGTATCTCGTGCCGATCGCGGTCTTCAACGTGGTGATGAGCGCCGTCTGGCTGGTGGCCTTCAAGGGCCGCGGCCTCTACGACCTCGTCGCCGGGCTGTTCTAG
- a CDS encoding NADH-quinone oxidoreductase subunit I, with translation MGAVADYFANIRDAVRTTLTGLKITSRHLWTQPPITVEYPDVDVEATLPARYRGFLVNEVEICTGCLACAKACPIDIIYIEVERDEATKERMLRRYDIDLGKCMYCGLCLEPCPTGSIHFTPRFEASTTNLGDLYHQFVERGPLPIYKNPKAPGGAADSEE, from the coding sequence ATGGGCGCCGTCGCCGACTACTTCGCCAACATCCGGGACGCGGTGCGGACCACGCTCACGGGCCTCAAGATCACCTCCCGCCACCTCTGGACGCAGCCGCCGATCACCGTCGAGTACCCCGACGTCGACGTCGAGGCGACGCTGCCCGCGCGCTACCGGGGTTTCCTCGTCAACGAGGTCGAGATCTGCACGGGCTGCCTGGCCTGCGCCAAGGCCTGCCCGATCGACATCATCTACATCGAGGTCGAGCGCGACGAGGCCACAAAGGAGCGCATGCTCCGGCGCTATGACATCGACCTCGGCAAGTGCATGTACTGCGGGCTCTGCCTGGAGCCCTGTCCGACCGGCTCCATCCACTTCACGCCCCGCTTCGAGGCGTCGACGACCAATCTCGGTGATCTCTACCACCAGTTCGTCGAGCGCGGGCCATTGCCCATCTACAAGAATCCGAAGGCGCCCGGGGGCGCTGCCGACAGCGAGGAGTAG
- a CDS encoding NADH-quinone oxidoreductase subunit C, protein MSMTREQAEALFARIAAVVGEEGITFRPEAPQPDLLVTAERLHALCLALRDDPALHFEALQQVAGTDHPKENKLRSTITLCSYAHGGRLLTLHTDLPREAPQVPTVSDIWPAAEWHERESWDLLGIVYTGHPDLRRIMLPDDWVGHPLRKDFVEQPAYQGIPTRRDREWLSWQK, encoded by the coding sequence ATGAGCATGACCCGCGAGCAGGCGGAGGCCCTCTTCGCGCGCATCGCGGCCGTGGTCGGCGAGGAGGGCATCACCTTCCGCCCCGAGGCGCCGCAGCCGGACCTGCTCGTCACCGCCGAGCGCCTGCACGCGCTCTGCCTCGCCCTGCGCGATGACCCCGCATTGCACTTCGAGGCACTGCAGCAGGTGGCGGGCACCGACCATCCCAAGGAGAACAAGCTGCGCAGCACGATCACGCTCTGCAGCTACGCGCACGGCGGCCGCCTGCTCACCCTGCACACCGACCTGCCGCGCGAAGCGCCGCAGGTGCCCACCGTGAGCGACATCTGGCCAGCCGCCGAGTGGCACGAGCGCGAGAGCTGGGACCTGCTCGGCATCGTCTACACGGGGCACCCGGACCTGCGGCGGATCATGCTGCCCGACGATTGGGTGGGCCACCCGCTGCGCAAGGACTTCGTCGAGCAGCCTGCCTACCAGGGCATTCCCACCCGCCGCGACCGGGAGTGGCTGTCATGGCAGAAGTGA
- the nuoK gene encoding NADH-quinone oxidoreductase subunit NuoK, with product MIGLPHFLVVAGLLFAAGVYTVLSRRNAIGILMGVELILNAAGLNFVAFNHYTTTGIQGGLFTVFIIVLAAAEAAVALAIVLAIYQNLRDIDAHRLDSLQR from the coding sequence ATGATCGGGCTCCCGCACTTCCTCGTCGTCGCGGGGCTGCTCTTCGCGGCCGGCGTCTACACGGTGCTCAGCCGGCGCAATGCGATCGGCATTTTGATGGGCGTCGAGCTGATCCTCAACGCCGCAGGACTCAACTTCGTCGCCTTCAACCACTACACGACCACGGGCATCCAGGGCGGGCTCTTCACGGTGTTCATCATCGTGCTCGCGGCGGCGGAGGCCGCGGTCGCCCTGGCCATCGTGCTGGCCATCTACCAGAACCTGCGGGACATCGACGCCCATCGCTTGGACAGCCTCCAGCGCTGA
- a CDS encoding NADH-quinone oxidoreductase subunit B, whose translation MVDTLPEVAIFTNTDKIMNLARGNSVWYMLSALACCGIELMQAGGPRTDLDRMGSVFRATPRQSDLLIVAGTLTYKMASRLKLMYEQMAEPRYVISMGSCANCGGLFNLGYSVVKGVDAILPVDVYIPGCPPRPEALYEGIAELQRKIKGERFLVKRSPAAAAGLPAASLPEAAPLAAPPSSEAQG comes from the coding sequence ATGGTCGACACCTTGCCCGAGGTGGCCATCTTCACGAACACGGACAAGATCATGAACCTGGCCCGGGGCAACTCGGTCTGGTACATGCTGAGCGCCCTGGCCTGCTGCGGCATCGAGCTGATGCAGGCCGGCGGGCCGCGCACCGACCTCGACCGCATGGGCTCGGTCTTCCGCGCGACGCCGCGCCAGAGCGACCTGCTGATCGTCGCCGGCACGCTCACCTACAAGATGGCCAGCCGCCTCAAGCTCATGTACGAGCAGATGGCCGAGCCGCGCTACGTGATCTCGATGGGGAGCTGCGCCAACTGCGGCGGCCTCTTCAACCTCGGCTACAGCGTGGTCAAGGGCGTGGACGCCATCCTGCCCGTGGACGTCTACATCCCGGGTTGCCCGCCGCGGCCGGAGGCGCTCTACGAGGGCATCGCCGAGCTGCAGCGCAAGATCAAGGGCGAGCGCTTCCTGGTGAAGCGATCCCCGGCCGCCGCGGCGGGACTGCCTGCGGCAAGTCTACCCGAGGCGGCGCCGCTTGCGGCGCCGCCCAGCAGCGAGGCGCAGGGATGA
- the nuoL gene encoding NADH-quinone oxidoreductase subunit L — translation MDLSWIENALGWIPCLPLLGFSVNILLGKRLGPRFVQGLAVGAIAGSFLLSLVAFFHLRAQAVEARILTQTLWDWVRVGGGGIPGVDAKVAFTLDPLSSVMLLVVTGVGLLIHIYSIGYMKGDGGIWRFFAYLNLFSFSMLVLVLAENLLLMFVGWEGVGLCSYLLIGFWFRHLPNTSAGNKAFIVNRIGDFGFLIGMLLLFWGLAGEGRGTLSFAGIREAVGLLQGKHLLGLPLLDWIGICLFIGATGKSAQIPLYVWLPDAMAGPTPVSALIHAATMVTAGVYMMARLSALYVLAPTALLVVATVGGLTAIFSATIGLAQTDIKKVLAYSTVSQLGYMVLAIGAAAFSAGIFHLVTHAFFKACLFLGSGSVILAMHHEQDIRKMGGLRKAMPVTFWTFLVSTVAIAGIPPFAGFFSKDEILWQTWAAGGWYRFLWLLGFLGAMLTAFYMFRLVALTFLGESRADHHTREHLREQPRVVTWPLVVLALLATVGGFVGVPHALGGANRFHGWLKPVVAERPAGALHHGAAPFLASPARADTPAPGQAPEETNGDGHRQPGDEESLQAVHEAAAAAAAGEHAETPHAQVPAAAGETHGGSHGVDPMEYLLMALSVLGAAASGLTALTIYTRRPELPSQLAARFAGFHRLLVNKYFVDELYWATVVAGVLGLMRACARFDRVVIDGLVNGSAWLTRGVSTLSGWIDRSFVDGLVNGAAAACKDAGAGLRRLQTGRIQSYAYALITGVLLLVIVGILIGIPS, via the coding sequence ATGGACCTGAGCTGGATCGAAAACGCGCTGGGCTGGATCCCCTGCCTGCCCTTGCTCGGCTTCAGCGTCAACATCCTCCTCGGCAAGCGGCTCGGGCCGCGCTTCGTGCAGGGCCTGGCCGTCGGCGCGATCGCCGGCAGCTTCCTGCTCTCGCTCGTCGCCTTCTTCCACCTGCGCGCGCAGGCGGTCGAGGCGCGGATCCTCACCCAGACCCTCTGGGACTGGGTGCGCGTCGGCGGCGGCGGTATCCCGGGCGTCGACGCCAAGGTGGCCTTCACGCTCGACCCCCTGAGCAGCGTGATGCTGCTCGTCGTCACGGGCGTCGGCCTGCTGATCCACATCTACTCGATCGGCTACATGAAGGGCGACGGCGGCATCTGGCGCTTCTTCGCCTACCTGAATCTGTTCAGCTTCTCGATGCTGGTGCTCGTGCTCGCCGAGAACCTGCTGCTCATGTTCGTCGGCTGGGAGGGCGTCGGCCTCTGCTCCTATCTGCTGATCGGCTTCTGGTTCCGCCACCTGCCGAACACGAGCGCGGGGAACAAGGCCTTCATCGTCAATCGCATCGGCGACTTCGGCTTCCTGATCGGCATGCTGCTGCTCTTCTGGGGTCTGGCCGGCGAAGGCCGCGGCACCCTGAGCTTCGCGGGCATCCGCGAGGCCGTCGGCCTGCTCCAGGGCAAGCACCTGCTGGGCCTGCCGCTGCTCGACTGGATCGGCATCTGCCTCTTCATCGGCGCCACGGGCAAGAGCGCGCAGATCCCGCTCTACGTCTGGCTGCCGGACGCCATGGCCGGCCCGACGCCGGTCTCCGCCCTCATCCACGCGGCGACGATGGTGACGGCGGGCGTCTACATGATGGCGCGCCTGAGCGCGCTCTACGTGCTCGCGCCGACGGCCCTGCTCGTCGTCGCCACGGTGGGGGGCCTGACCGCCATCTTCAGCGCGACGATCGGCCTCGCCCAGACGGACATCAAGAAGGTGCTCGCCTACTCGACGGTGAGCCAGCTCGGCTACATGGTGCTCGCGATCGGGGCCGCCGCCTTCTCGGCCGGCATCTTCCACCTAGTGACGCACGCCTTCTTCAAGGCCTGTCTCTTCCTCGGCTCGGGCAGCGTGATCCTGGCGATGCATCACGAGCAGGACATCCGCAAGATGGGCGGCCTGCGCAAGGCGATGCCGGTCACCTTCTGGACCTTCCTCGTCTCGACGGTGGCGATCGCAGGCATCCCGCCCTTCGCCGGCTTCTTCAGCAAGGACGAGATCCTCTGGCAGACCTGGGCCGCCGGCGGCTGGTACCGCTTCCTCTGGCTGCTGGGCTTTCTGGGCGCGATGCTGACCGCCTTCTACATGTTCCGCCTCGTCGCCCTCACCTTCCTCGGCGAGAGCCGCGCCGACCACCACACGCGCGAGCACCTGCGCGAGCAGCCGCGCGTGGTGACCTGGCCGCTCGTCGTGCTGGCGCTGCTCGCCACGGTGGGCGGCTTCGTCGGCGTGCCGCACGCACTCGGCGGCGCCAACCGCTTCCACGGCTGGCTGAAGCCCGTCGTTGCCGAGCGCCCGGCGGGCGCGCTGCACCACGGGGCGGCGCCCTTCCTCGCGTCGCCCGCGCGCGCGGACACCCCCGCGCCCGGGCAGGCGCCGGAGGAGACGAACGGGGACGGCCATCGCCAGCCGGGCGACGAGGAGAGCTTGCAGGCCGTGCACGAGGCGGCAGCCGCGGCCGCGGCCGGGGAGCACGCCGAGACGCCGCACGCACAGGTGCCGGCCGCCGCGGGCGAGACCCACGGCGGGAGCCACGGCGTCGATCCCATGGAGTACCTGCTGATGGCGCTGTCCGTGCTCGGCGCGGCGGCCTCGGGCCTGACGGCCCTGACCATCTACACGCGGCGGCCGGAGTTGCCGAGTCAGCTCGCCGCGCGCTTCGCCGGCTTCCACCGCCTGCTCGTGAACAAGTACTTCGTCGACGAGCTGTACTGGGCCACGGTGGTGGCCGGCGTGCTCGGGCTCATGCGGGCCTGCGCGCGCTTCGATCGCGTCGTCATCGACGGGCTGGTCAACGGCTCGGCCTGGCTGACGCGCGGCGTCTCCACCCTCAGCGGCTGGATCGACCGCAGCTTCGTCGACGGTCTCGTCAACGGCGCCGCGGCGGCCTGCAAGGACGCCGGCGCCGGCCTGCGCCGCCTGCAGACGGGGCGCATCCAGAGCTACGCCTACGCGCTGATCACGGGCGTTCTCCTGCTCGTGATCGTCGGGATCCTGATCGGCATCCCGAGCTAG
- a CDS encoding NADH-quinone oxidoreductase subunit M, translated as MFLATIDNVLSWMIFFPLIGAAVILLLPAKRPNWIKGVGVAATLPPLWWAIELFAGFQRRFGGEPLKQFQYLEGPRPWIESFNINYTLGVDGISISMVLLTALICTIAVIASFGINRQLKAYFALFLLLDTGMMGVFCALDFFLFYVFWEIMLLPMYFLIGIWGGPNKIYAAIKFFLYTLFGSVFMLLAVIFLYFKAGKTFDMAEMMQGARGLAMTAQVLLWFAFYIAFAIKIPAFPFHTWLPDAHVEAPTAISVILAGVLLKMGTYGLLRVNYALLPEATAKLAWVLALIGMINIVYGALCAMAQSDLKKLVAYSSISHMGYVMLGMASLTPQGVNGAVLQMFNHGTITAMLFLLVGVLYDRAHHRQIDGFGGLANQVPVYTGITALAFFASLGLPGLSGFVSEVLVFMGGFRTFPLYTIVSATGIVITAAYLLWTLQRMFLGELNPKYATLTDMNRRELITLVPLGIIVIILGVWPLPVLDLIGDTLGFLVGHVNGAGAGLAGF; from the coding sequence ATGTTTCTCGCCACCATCGACAACGTCCTGAGCTGGATGATCTTCTTCCCGCTCATCGGCGCCGCCGTGATCCTGCTCCTGCCGGCCAAGCGGCCGAACTGGATCAAGGGTGTGGGCGTCGCCGCCACGCTGCCGCCGCTCTGGTGGGCGATCGAGCTCTTCGCGGGCTTCCAGCGCCGCTTCGGCGGCGAGCCGCTCAAGCAGTTCCAGTACCTGGAAGGCCCGCGGCCCTGGATCGAGAGCTTCAACATCAACTACACGCTGGGCGTGGACGGCATCAGCATCTCGATGGTGCTGCTGACCGCCCTGATCTGCACGATCGCAGTGATCGCGAGCTTCGGCATCAACCGCCAGCTCAAGGCCTACTTCGCGCTCTTCCTGCTCCTGGACACGGGGATGATGGGCGTCTTCTGCGCCCTCGACTTCTTCCTCTTCTACGTGTTCTGGGAGATCATGCTGCTGCCGATGTACTTCTTGATCGGCATCTGGGGCGGCCCGAACAAGATCTACGCGGCGATCAAGTTCTTCCTCTACACGCTCTTCGGCAGCGTGTTCATGCTGCTGGCAGTGATCTTCCTCTACTTCAAGGCCGGCAAGACCTTCGACATGGCGGAGATGATGCAGGGGGCGCGCGGCCTGGCGATGACCGCCCAGGTGCTGCTCTGGTTCGCCTTCTACATCGCCTTCGCGATCAAGATCCCCGCCTTCCCCTTCCACACCTGGCTGCCGGACGCCCATGTCGAGGCGCCGACGGCGATCAGCGTCATCCTGGCCGGCGTGCTCCTGAAGATGGGCACCTACGGCCTGCTGCGCGTGAACTACGCGCTCTTGCCGGAGGCGACGGCGAAGCTCGCCTGGGTGCTCGCCCTGATCGGCATGATCAACATCGTCTACGGCGCGCTCTGCGCGATGGCGCAGAGCGACCTGAAGAAGCTGGTCGCCTACTCGTCGATCTCGCACATGGGCTACGTGATGCTCGGCATGGCCTCCCTCACGCCGCAGGGCGTGAACGGCGCCGTGCTGCAGATGTTCAACCACGGCACGATCACGGCGATGCTCTTCCTGCTCGTGGGCGTCCTCTACGACCGCGCGCACCACCGTCAGATCGACGGCTTCGGCGGCCTCGCCAACCAGGTGCCGGTCTACACCGGCATCACGGCGCTGGCCTTCTTCGCGAGCCTCGGGCTGCCCGGCCTCTCCGGCTTCGTGAGCGAGGTGCTCGTCTTCATGGGCGGCTTCCGGACCTTCCCGCTCTACACGATCGTGAGCGCCACGGGCATCGTGATCACGGCGGCCTACCTGCTCTGGACCCTGCAGCGGATGTTCCTCGGCGAGTTGAATCCGAAGTACGCGACCCTCACCGACATGAACCGCCGCGAGCTGATCACGCTCGTGCCGCTGGGCATCATCGTCATCATCCTCGGCGTCTGGCCGCTGCCGGTGCTCGACCTGATCGGCGACACGCTCGGCTTCCTGGTCGGCCACGTGAACGGCGCCGGCGCCGGCCTGGCGGGGTTCTAG
- a CDS encoding NADH-quinone oxidoreductase subunit D encodes MAEVKTELMTLNMGPVHPSTHGVLRFQLETDGEIIHQCVPDVGYLHRSIEKIAEGLEYFQFMPFTDRVDYVAAINANHGWAVTCERMAGHAVPERGELLRVISAELVRLASHLVAVGSNASDMGAVTPFLHALREREKVNDLIEELCGARLTHNYVRIGGVSHDAPKGWTDKVLRFCDGFLPAVDEFDRLITFNRIFRARLAKVAVISAADAMAYGLCGPNLRASGVDFDCRRDDPYGLYPELSFKVPVGQGRLGTRGDCWDRFWCRVQEMRECVGLVRQAVERLPRSGPEFWNEKKVFKAPAGEYYVRTESARGELGYYVVADGGKQPHRVKIRTGSFAAMSITEPLARGLMIADLVAIIGSLDIVAPEIDR; translated from the coding sequence ATGGCAGAAGTGAAGACCGAGCTGATGACCCTGAACATGGGTCCCGTGCATCCGAGCACGCACGGCGTGCTCCGCTTCCAGCTCGAGACCGACGGCGAGATCATCCACCAGTGCGTGCCCGACGTCGGCTACCTGCACCGCAGCATCGAGAAGATCGCCGAGGGCCTCGAGTACTTCCAGTTCATGCCCTTCACGGACCGCGTCGACTACGTGGCGGCGATCAACGCCAACCACGGCTGGGCGGTGACGTGCGAGCGGATGGCAGGGCACGCCGTGCCCGAGCGCGGCGAGCTGCTGCGCGTGATCAGCGCCGAGCTGGTGCGCCTGGCGAGCCACCTGGTCGCGGTGGGCTCCAACGCCTCCGACATGGGCGCCGTGACGCCCTTCCTGCACGCCCTGCGCGAGCGCGAGAAGGTGAACGACCTGATCGAGGAGCTCTGCGGCGCGCGCCTGACCCACAACTACGTGCGCATCGGCGGCGTCAGCCACGACGCGCCGAAGGGCTGGACCGACAAGGTCCTGCGCTTCTGCGACGGCTTCCTGCCGGCGGTGGACGAGTTCGACCGCCTGATCACCTTCAACCGCATCTTCCGCGCGCGCCTGGCCAAGGTGGCCGTGATCAGCGCGGCCGACGCCATGGCCTACGGGCTCTGCGGGCCCAACCTGCGCGCAAGCGGCGTCGACTTCGACTGCCGCCGCGACGACCCCTACGGCCTCTATCCCGAACTGTCCTTCAAGGTGCCGGTGGGGCAGGGCCGGCTGGGCACGCGGGGCGACTGCTGGGACCGCTTCTGGTGCCGCGTGCAGGAGATGCGCGAGTGCGTCGGCCTCGTGCGCCAGGCGGTCGAGCGCCTGCCGCGCTCGGGTCCCGAGTTCTGGAACGAGAAGAAGGTCTTCAAGGCGCCGGCGGGCGAGTACTACGTGCGCACCGAGAGCGCGCGCGGCGAGCTGGGTTACTACGTCGTCGCAGACGGCGGCAAGCAGCCCCACCGCGTCAAGATCCGCACCGGCAGCTTCGCGGCGATGAGCATCACCGAGCCGCTCGCGCGCGGCCTGATGATCGCGGACCTGGTCGCCATCATCGGCAGCCTGGACATCGTCGCTCCCGAGATCGATCGCTAG